The following are encoded together in the Phragmites australis chromosome 19, lpPhrAust1.1, whole genome shotgun sequence genome:
- the LOC133900110 gene encoding cysteine-rich receptor-like protein kinase 19, with protein sequence MASDAGSKPSLLSTLPKKLPAEFLKDITNGFSPDRKLGQGAFGAVYKGFLQDGQAIAVKKLAENSPVAPERQFQNEVGNLMAIQHENIVKLVGYCHEAQKKVIEHNGRYILVDMVESLLCYEYAPKGNLDKYIFDKSTRPRWETCFKIIKGICQGLHFLHKEMDRPIVHLDLQPANILLDDNMVPKIADFGLSRLFGEEQTRINTLNVVGAKGYMAPEYLYRGEISPRSDIYSLGLLIIEVTTGEKNSANDQDMSARHFIDKVRHTWTDEHIASKYSSLDADSLQQVKTCIETGLKCVDIDQKKRPSIAEIVDKLNGRHAH encoded by the exons ATGGCCAGTGACGCCGGCAGCAAACCGAGTCTTCTAAGCACTTTACCGAAGAAACTACCAGCAGAGTTTCTGAAGGACATTACAAATGGGTTCTCCCCTGATCGAAAACTTGGTCAAGGAGCATTTGGAGCAGTTTATAAG GGATTTCTGCAAGATGGACAAGCGATTGCtgtgaagaagcttgcagaaaATTCGCCCGTGGCACCTGAAAGGCAATTTCAAAATGAGGTTGGAAATCTTATGGCGATCCAGCATGAAAATATAGTGAAACTGGTTGGCTACTGCCATGAAGCGCAAAAGAAAGTGATCGAGCACAATGGAAGATATATTCTTGTAGACATGGTTGAAAGTTTACTCTGCTACGAATATGCTCCTAAGGGAAACCTTGATAAGTATATTTTCG ATAAATCTACTAGACCTCGTTGGGAGACATGCTTCAAAATAATTAAGGGGATCTGCCAGGGTTTACATTTCCTACATAAGGAAATGGATAGGCCTATTGTTCATTTGGATCTTCAGCCTGCAAACATATTGTTGGATGATAACATGGTGCCGAAAATTGCAGATTTTGGCCTGTCAAGACTCTTTGGCGAAGAGCAAACCCGAATAAACACACTAAATGTTGTGGGAGCAAA AGGGTATATGGCTCCAGAATATCTTTATAGAGGTGAAATCTCACCCCGGTCAGATATATACAGCTTAGGTCTTCTAATCATCGAGGTCACCACGGGAGAGAAGAATAGCGCGAACGACCAAGACATGTCTGCGAGACACTTTATAGATAAG GTGCGTCATACCTGGACAGACGAACACATAGCATCCAAGTACTCATCACTAGATGCGGATAGCCTCCAGCAAGTAAAAACATGCATTGAAACTGGGCTAAAATGTGTGGACATCGATCAGAAGAAGAGACCTTCTATAGCTGAGATTGTTGACAAGCTCAATGGAAGACATGCTCACTAA